In one Rhinatrema bivittatum unplaced genomic scaffold, aRhiBiv1.1, whole genome shotgun sequence genomic region, the following are encoded:
- the LOC115081592 gene encoding G1/S-specific cyclin-D1-like: MDGDRQLLCLEAGLELRARRDPVLLQGRVLQELLEAEERYRPLVSYFQLVQEEVQPHMRGLLVRWMMEVCEEQACEPEVFPLAVSCLDRFLSLHSTEKRRLQVLGSACLLLASKLKETSPLSTETLRLYADLSFTDRELWSLELLVLNTLRWDIGAVTPLVFVQHFLELLYLPQERRPVVRKHTETFIALCTHDCSFLVFPPSVIAAASVCAAVTGLRLGGPSADLTITDLLAHVIRCDVDTLRGCQERLEHALEACLRKGQQSRVRADKALQDRQQRAGTPTDVMDIHL, encoded by the exons ATGGACGGGGACCGGCAGCTGCTGTGCCTGGAAGCTGGACTGGAACTCAGAGCCCGGAGGGACCCTGTCCTGCTGCAGGGCCGGGTGCTGCAGGAGCTGCTGGAGGCTGAGGAGCGCTACCGGCCCTTGGTCTCTTACTTCCAGCTGGTGCAGGAGGAGGTGCAGCCCCACATGAGGGGGCTCCTGGTGCGGTGGATGATGGAG GTCTGTGAGGAGCAGGCTTGCGAGCCAGAGGTCTTCCCGCTGGCCGTCAGCTGCCTGGATCGCTTCCTGTCCCTCCACTCCACGGAGAAGAGGCGGCTTCAGGTGCTGGGGTCCGCCTGCCTCCTCCTCGCCTCCAAGCTGAAGGAGACCAGCCCTCTGAGCACGGAGACCCTTCGCCTGTATGCAGACCTCTCCTTCACCGACCGGGAGCTCTGG TCTCTGGAGCTGCTGGTACTGAATACCCTGAGGTGGGACATTGGTGCTGTCACCCCCCTGGTCTTTGTCCAGCACTTCCTGGAGCTGTTGTACCTGCCCCAGGAGAGGAGACCTGTGGTTCGCAAACACACCGAAACCTTCATCGCCCTGTGCACACACG ATTGCAGCTTCCTGGTGTTCCCGCCGTCTGTGATTGCTGCGGCCAGTGTCTGTGCGGCCGTGACTGGGCTGCGCCTGGGGGGCCCCTCCGCCGATCTGACCATCACAGATCTGCTGGCTCATGTCATCCGATGCGATGTG gataccctgagaggCTGTCAGGAGCGGCTGGAGCACGCCTTGGAAGCCTGCCTTCGAAAGGGGCAACAAAGCAGGGTGCGAGCGGACAAGGCCCTGCAGGACAGACAGCAGCGGGCAGGGACCCCCACAGATGTCATGGACATACACCTGTGA